The Oceanimonas doudoroffii genome includes a region encoding these proteins:
- the rppH gene encoding RNA pyrophosphohydrolase yields MIDGDGFRPNVGIVICNRKGQVLWARRYGQHSWQFPQGGLDEGETPEQAMYRELYEEIGLRPENVTLLAVTRHWLKYKLPKRLVRWDSNPVCIGQKQKWFLLRLDSDHESHIEFGCHGHPEFDDWRWVSYWYPVRQVVSFKREVYRRVLREFAPIVMAEQGRHRAEQGRQRTEQGRRRRYR; encoded by the coding sequence GTGATAGATGGTGACGGTTTTCGTCCCAATGTAGGCATAGTGATCTGCAATCGCAAAGGCCAGGTGTTATGGGCCAGGCGCTACGGGCAGCACTCCTGGCAATTTCCCCAGGGGGGGCTGGACGAGGGGGAGACTCCCGAGCAGGCCATGTACCGGGAGTTGTACGAGGAAATCGGGCTGCGTCCCGAAAACGTTACCCTGCTGGCGGTTACCCGGCACTGGCTCAAGTACAAGCTGCCCAAGCGGCTGGTACGCTGGGACAGCAACCCGGTGTGCATTGGTCAGAAGCAGAAATGGTTTCTGCTGCGATTGGACTCGGATCATGAATCACACATCGAATTCGGCTGCCACGGGCACCCGGAGTTTGATGACTGGCGCTGGGTCAGCTATTGGTATCCGGTGCGCCAGGTGGTGTCTTTTAAACGGGAAGTATATCGACGGGTGTTGCGGGAGTTTGCTCCCATCGTCATGGCGGAACAGGGGCGGCATCGTGCCGAACAGGGCCGTCAGCGAACGGAGCAGGGGCGTCGCAGACGTTACCGGTAG